From one Trifolium pratense cultivar HEN17-A07 linkage group LG1, ARS_RC_1.1, whole genome shotgun sequence genomic stretch:
- the LOC123913855 gene encoding LOW QUALITY PROTEIN: protein CLP1 homolog (The sequence of the model RefSeq protein was modified relative to this genomic sequence to represent the inferred CDS: substituted 1 base at 1 genomic stop codon) has protein sequence MAYGGAGPVGGGGSNSTPAAAIKQVKLEKECELRIEVGIDAPLRLRLLNGTAEIFGTELPPEIWLNFPPRLKFAVFTWYGATIEMDGATETDYTADETPMVSYVNVHAILEGRRSRAKQSPSDDSVLSQGPRVIVVGPSDSGKSTLSRMLLSWAAKQGWKPTFVDLDIGQGSITAPGCIAATPIEMPIDPVEGIPLEMPLVYFFGHTTPSNNVELYKVLVKELAGMLERQFAGNAESRAAGMVLNTMGWIEGVGYDLLLHAIRTFKANVVLVLGQEKLCSMLRDVLKGEPKVDVVKLQRSGGVVSRNVKVRQKARSFKIREYFYGLANDLSPHSNISNFSDLFVYRVGGGPQAPRSALPIGAEPAADPTRVVAVNINRDLLHTVLAISFAKEPDEIISSNVAGFIYVTDVDIQRKKITYLAPSAGELPSKYLIMGSLTWLETXADEHLQFVRFCFVPSSMEMDSIPNGNNTATGTPVGATATVNPTPAPSSNIPRLTESLKLEHQFLRVPFEHYKKTIRANHRVVEKEMSAVISGVTDAAGSDLSPDDAVNHLNSLVSRLQGLKRKLEEGSRVENLQAQKCRVRLEHLESADAENMTEWNNTRLKRILVDYMLRMSYYDTAEKLAESSTLQDLVDIDVFQEAKKVIDALQNKDAAPALAWCAENKSRLKKSKSKLEFQLRLQEFIEFVRADNNLRAITYAKKYLAPWAATHMKELQRVIATLAFKRDTVCATYKVLFEAKQWDYLVDQFKQEFCKLYGMTLEPLLNIYLQAGLSALKTPYCYEDDCTKEDPLSQEAFRTLALPLPYSKQHHSKLVCYITKELMDTENPPQVLPNGYVYSAKALEEMARKNNGRIICPRTGLICSYTELVKAYIS, from the exons GTCTTTACTTGGTATGGTGCGACAATTGAAATGGACGGTGCTACTGAAACTGATTATACTGCGGATGAG aCACCAATGGTTAGTTATGTAAATGTGCATGCTATATTAGAAGGAAGAAGAAGTCGCGCTAAACAATCACCTTCAGACGACTCAGTATTGTCTCAG GGCCCTAGGGTGATTGTTGTAGGACCTTCGGATTCTGGAAAGAGTACCTTGTCAAGGATGCTTCTTAGTTGGGCAGCTAAACAAGGTTGGAAGCCCACTTTTGTTGACTTGGATATTGGCCAAGGATCTATTACAGCTCCTGGATGCATTGCTGCCACTCCAATCGAAATGCCGATCGATCCTGTGGAGGGGATTCCTCTTGAAATGCCTCTTGTTTACTTTTTTGGACACACAACGCCGAG TAATAATGTAGAATTGTATAAAGTGCTTGTCAAGGAGCTTGCGGGGATGCTGGAAAGACAATTTGCTGGAAATGCTGAATCTAGAGCTGCAGGAATGGTGTTAAATACGATGGGATGGATAGAGGGAGTAGGCTATGAT TTGCTATTGCATGCAATCCGTACATTCAAGGCCAATGTTGTTTTGGTATTGGGTCAG GAAAAACTGTGCAGCATGCTCAGAGATGTGCTTAAGGGTGAGCCTAAAGTAGATGTTGTGAAACTTCAAAGGTCAGGTGGAGTTGTATCTAGGAATGTGAAGGTCCGACAGAAGGCCAgaagttttaaaataagg GAATACTTTTATGGCCTTGCAAATGATCTTTCTCCACATTCTAATATTTCAAACTTTAGTGACTTGTTTGTTTATCGAGTTGGTGGCGGGCCACAAGCCCCACGCTCCGCCTTGCCAATTGGAGCAGAACCGGCTGCAGATCCAACAAGAGTCGTAGCTGTGAATATAAATCGTGATTTGCTCCACACAGTCCTTGCCATCTCATTTGCCAAGGAACCTGATGAGATCATTTCAAG CAATGTTGCTGGTTTTATCTATGTAACAGACGTTGACATTCAGAG AAAGAAGATAACATATCTTGCACCATCTGCCGGAGAACTTCCAAGCAAGTATTTAATTATGGGATCCTTGACATGGCTTGAAACTTGAGCCGATGAACAT TTGCAATTTGTGAGATTCTGTTTTGTTCCTTCCTCAATGGAGATGGATTCCATTCCAAACGGAAACAATACCGCCACCGGAACCCCCGTCGGAGCTACCGCCACCGTCAACCCTACGCCCGCTCCCTCCTCCAACATCCCCCGACTTACGGAGTCTCTCAAGCTCGAGCATCAGTTCCTTAGAGTCCCTTTTGAGCACTACAAGAAGACCATCCGAGCCAACCACCGCGTCGTCGAGAAAGAGATGTCCGCTGTTATCTCCGGCGTCACCGATGCTGCCGGTTCTGATTTGTCCCCTGACGACGCCGTCAACCACCTTAACTCCCTCGTTTCCCGCCTCCAAGGGCTCAAGAGAAAA TTGGAAGAAGGTAGTCGAGTAGAGAATTTGCAAGCACAGAAGTGTCGTGTGCGTCTTGAACATTTGGAATCAGCTGATGCAGAAAACATGACAGAATGGAATAACACTCGCTTGAAGCGGATTCTTGTTGATTACATGTTGAGGATGTCATATTATGACACTGCAGAGAAACTTGCTGAAAGCAGCACCTTGCAG GATCTAGTTGATATTGATGTATTCCAAGAAGCAAAAAAAGTTATTGATGCTTTGCAAAATAAGGATGCTGCACCTGCCCTAGCATGGTGTGCTGAAAACAAATCAAGGCTGAAGAAGTCTAAG AGCAAATTGGAGTTCCAGCTGAGACTTCAAGAGTTCATAGAATTTGTTAGAGCTGATAACAATTTAAGAGCCATCACATATGCTAAGAAGTATCTTGCGCCATGGGCAGCCACCCACATGAAAGAACTGCAGCGAGTCATTGCAACACTAGCTTTTAAAAGAGATACCGTATGTGCCACATATAAG GTCTTATTTGAAGCTAAGCAATGGGATTATCTAGTAGACCAATTCAAACAGGAGTTCTGCAAGTTATATGGCATGACTTTAGAGCCGTTGCTCAATATCTATCTGCAAGCTGGCCTTTCGGCTCTCAAAACTCC ATATTGTTACGAGGATGATTGCACAAAAGAAGACCCTCTATCACAGGAGGCTTTCCGCACGCTAGCATTGCCATTACCATATTCAAAGCAGCATCACTCAAAACTTGTTTGCTACATAACAAAGGAGCTAATGGACACGGAGAACCCACCACAAGTCTTGCCCAATGGATATGTTTATAGCGCTAAG GCTCTTGAAGAGATGGCTAGGAAGAATAATGGTAGAATCATATGCCCAAGGACAGGTTTAATTTGCAGTTACACAGAACTGGTCAAGGCATATATTTCATAA